AATGTTCCAGATCAAAGATGATCTCCCGTCCTTCTCCTTTTAAGTAGGAGATGGAGTCGTGAATCATATTCAGGTTTTCCTCCAGACTGGTCTGGAGAACTTCAGTAGCATGAGCATCCCATGATTTGCCGACGATCACAACTGTTGGGGTTTCAGCCTGGAGAAGAGCATTGATGTGGGCATCCTGTGAGGCGGGTATTCCGGGTTTTCTGGTTGATCCAAAGGCACAGATACGTGAGTGTTTTAAATTGAGAGACTGAACTTCATTGAAATAAGCTGTTTCCCTTTCAGAAGCAAGGGGGAATCCGCCTTCAATATAGTCAATTCCGAAATCATCCAGCCTTTCTGTTATTTCAAGTTTGTCTTTAAGGGTGAAGTTGATACCTGTTCCCTGAGTCCCATCTCGTAATGTTGTGTCAAATACTGCAATTTCAGATTTTCCCATAGTCTTTCCTTATTCCCTGTGGTTCATGATAACTCGTTGCTAATATGATCAATTAGCAATAAAATGATTTCATGGGTAAAGATAATGTATTTGACAGCCTTGTGAAAGACCTTTCTTCCGAAGAAAGGCGAGAAATGATTGAAAAAATGGAGCAAAATATCCATATTAGCCAAGAACCATTAGATATTCACGTTGAAAAAGAATCTATCCAAACGATTGAAGAAGAAAATGTGGCACTATCATGGTTAGATAAGTTCATAATATTTATTAAGTCAGTGTTTTTGTCTAAAGAGCGGTTGGAATTGACGAAAAGTCTCGTTGTACACAGGATCGCAAGGCAAGTTTCCCTGATAAGTCCTGAACTTTTTGATATAAAACACCAGGCCGTCGCAGGTGAATTTTGTGAAATGCTTATAGATATCGCGAATTCGGTTGATTTTATCAGGACTCCTCTTTCAGTTTGCTTTGGAATTGACAAACTTCTCTTTTATTCTTTGATGGGTCAACTGGAGTTTCCTGTTCTTCATGAAGAATTGAGACAGAAGATCAATCCATGGGATCTGGCCGTCCGGAATCCTTCTCTGGATGTTCAGGAAGTAAAAAGAAAATTAGCAGATAATCTGGAGACAAGCCTTTCCAGGATAAACCGGGAAGACAGATTACGGATGATGGATCTGACTCGGACTTTGAATCATATGTACCAGCTCAGTCTGTATCCTTTTAAGCAGATTACCAGTCAGTTTCCTGATTCGGCCCATGGAGCCTCTCTGTCAGCAAGTTTCTCCGGTGTGGTGAATCCCCTGACAGAATTGGGTCGAATTCTAATCTCCTTCAATACCCCCCCCTCTGTTAAACTCCTTGAGGCTGTATTCTTCCTATATTACAGTCATGAAGACCGTGAGGTTGAATCGCCCTTGGAAGAATTGGTTTCACTCAGTATCAGCCGTTGTGAAACCCTCATTCAAAAAATACGGAACTTCAATAGAGTTGTTCCCATGACCGATCTCCTGAAAGTCATGAATGGTGATCCATTCTTACATCTCTCCGATATAGGTGGGGGTGAAGACTGGTTCTACTTCTTTAAACAATACTGGCAGGATAGTCTTGCTGAACAACTGCGGCTGTTCACGCGTGAAAAGAAACTGGAAGAGATTGCCCATGAGTTACTGCGCTATTGGGATCTGACGAGTCTGTTCGGCGTGAAAGAATATGATACAACAGATCGTTTTTGCACTTTTTCCTACTCCATGGCAGCCCTGAATACATTCTTTCTTGAAAATTACCAGAAGAAGCTATACTATCCCATGAAAATCATCCTCGTGGACGGTAGTTTTTACAAAAAAAGTAACCGCACTGAGTATGACAAAGTTTTCCAGGTCTTGGTTAAAATGGGGGAAAGGATCAAATGGTTTGAAAACAATCTTCTTCCCGATGGTGATTCAGGCAGAAAACTGAGAACCCTAAGCCAGGAATATAGAGAAGACCAGGAAGAGCTGAATCGTCAGGTCTTGAAGGTCCGGATAGGCATCAACCGGGATGCCCTTGTTATTCTAGAGGATTCGCTGAACTGTCTAGTCACCATGGGTAAGCTTATGAATGGTGTTGTCATGGGAAACGGGGGCAGCTATGACACCCTGTCCAACTTTTCTGAACTGGGGGGACGCAACAATGAAGAATTGCGTCAAAGTGTGATTGAAGCAGCCGATGATGTTCATAAAATAGGTCATTCACTTCAGGACTTTGTTAATCTTGAAAAAGAAAAAATGGATGAGCTGAGTAAAGAAATCTAAGACTTGTTAATCCGCTCCCCTTCGGGCCGTTTCATTGACTATTCACCCTAATTCTGTTTAAATTCACATATCAGAAAACATGTGAGGCTCTTATGGAAAAACAGAAAAAACTTTGGCAGAATATCATGGCAGAGGCCCTGGGAAACGCAGCTCTTGAAAAAGGTTTGGATCAGACTGATTTCTCAGGCAGAGTTATTGTTGAACTTCCTCCCCGACCTGAAATGGGTGATCTGGCATTTCCGATGTTTCCTTTTGCTAAAGAATTCAGGATGGCACCACCTGCTATTGCTGCTTCTGTTGTGGCGGCCCTCAAAGAGAATGCTCCGGGAAGAGCCACAACTGCGGGTCCTTACGTTAATGTATTCCTGGACAGAACCGAGTTTCTGTCAGGTCTAATCAGTGAAGTTCGTGCAGACGCTGACACTTACGGCCATTCCAGCTTTCTCTCCGGTCAGAAAATCATGGTTGAGTTTTCCTGCCCTAATACAAATAAACCTCTCCATCTGGGACATTTGAGAAATGATGCCATCGGTGAAAGTGTGTCCCGTATTCTGGCAGCCACCGGGGCTGAAGTTCAGAAGGTTAACCTCATTAATAACAGAGGTGTACATATATGCAAGTCTATGTTGGCTTATCAGAAGTTCGGCAAGGGAGTCACCCCTGAATCTTCCGGGAAAAAGGGAGATCACCTGGTGGGCGAATTTTATGTAAAATTCAACCAGTGGTCTAAAGAAGACGAAACCGCTGAGACACAGGCCCAGGAGATGCTCATTAAATGGGAAGAGGGTGATAAGGAAGTCATCGCTCTCTGGGAACAGATGAATAAGTGGACCATTGAGGGTATTGCAGAAACCTATAAAAACACAAATATCTCCTTTGATAGATACTATTATGAAAGTGATACCTATCTGTCCGGCAGGGATGAAGTTCTCAAGGGCCTGGAGTCGGGTATCTTGCACAAGGATGAGGATGGAAGCATTCGTCTGGATATGTCAGATGTCGGATTGGATACTAAAGTTCTGCTCCGCTCAGACGGCACCTCTGTCTATATGACACAGGATCTGGGAACAGCCATTGCCCGGCATAAAGATTTCCCCTTTGACCGACTCATTTATGTCGTGGGAGCCGAACAGGAGTATCATTTTCAAGTCCTTTTCCATGCCCTAAAAAAACTGGGTTACTCCTGGGCCTCCATGTTGTATCACCTCTCTTATGGCATGGTGAACCTTCCCGAAGGGAAAATGAAATCAAGGGAAGGCACTGTGGTGGATGCTGATGACCTACTGAAACAGCTCAGTGATATGGCCAGCGATGAAATCAGAAATAAAGACAGAGCCGATTCTGTCGGTGATGTGGACGAGACAGGACGTAAGATTGCTCTTGCAGCCCTTCATTATTTTCTGCTTCAGGTCTCTCCCTTAAAAGATATGATTTTCGATCCAAAAGAATCCTTATCATTTAATGGAAATACTGGACCCTATCTTCAGTATGTAAGTGCCAGGATCAGCAGCATGGTGGATAAGTATGAAAAAATGAAAGCTGGCTATGAAGGGATCAAAGAAGATTTTTCTCTGCTGAGCAGTGATGCAGAATGGGAACTTGCCAAAAGCGTGAGTTCTTTCCCCATTGCTTTGCACAATGCCGCGGCCGATTTGAACCCCTCAGATCTTGCCTGTCATCTGTATGATATTGCCAAAAGCTTCAGTCGTTTTTATCATGACTGTCCCATTTTAGGCGTTGAAGACAAAAGTTTAACCGTCAGCAGAATGGCTCTGGCAAGAGCGGTTCTTCAGGTTCTGAAAAATGGTTTTGACCTGGTAAATATTCCATTTCTCAGTAAAATGTAAAACGCTCCTAAATATCTGCACTTGACCACATTACGTGATAAGTGGTATACCCATTGAGTGCCAAAATAATAGAATGTTGAGGTTGGTTGAATGTACGCACTTGTAGAAATCAAAGGTAAGCAGTATAAGGCTGAAAAAGGTGCTGTGTTATTAGTCGACAAATTTGATAATCAGGCCGGTGACAAAGTGGAACTTGATTCCGTGCTTCTCATTTCAGGTGAGGGAGATACCAAAATTGGTGCCCCCTATGTGGATGGAGCAAAAGTTACAGCCGTTGTCAAAAGTAATGTCAAAGACAAAAAAGTAGTCGTTTTCAAGTTCAAGAAAAGAAAAGGCTATCAAAGAACACAGGGTCACAGACAGAATTATACTCTGCTTCGGGTAGAAGAAATCCTGGGCGCTTAAGAAAGCGAATCAGTGATTGAGATTGTTCTAACCTTTAGGGATTCCGGTCTATTAGAGACCCTGATATCCCGAGGTCACGCAAATAGAACAGCGGATCTGCCCAATGAAGCCTGTGCCGCGGTCTCAGTTCTGCTGAGAACTGCTGCCAGGCTCTTCAGTCATACCGATGGAGTTTCTATCATCGGCGGGGCTGAAAAGCCGGGACATCTTGAACTTAAGGTTTTGGATGTTCCTGAACAGCACCATGAATGGTTCAGAGGTGCTGTTGACTTGTTAATGTTAGGGCTGCGGGATCTCCAGGAGGAGTATCCTGACAGCATTCAAATCAGAACAGACGTGAGGAAACGATAATGGCTCATAAGAAAGGTGGAGGAAGCTCCAAAAATGGAAGGGATTCCAATGCTCAGAGACTGGGTGTGAAACGATTCGGCGGTCAAGTTGTAAAAGCCGGAGAAATTCTTGTCCGTCAAAGAGGAACTAAAATTCACCCAGGTGAAAATGTCGGAATCGGTAAAGATGATACTCTTTTTGCAACCGAAGCCGGAAGTGTCTTTTTTCATGACAATAAAGGCAAAAAAAGAGTTTCTATTGTCGCATCAGGTGAATAGGAATTTATGCAGGGTTTTATAGACGAAACTCGACTAGAAGTGTATTCCGGAGATGGGGGCGCTGGTAGTGTCTCCTTCCGGAGAGAAAAATATGTTCCCCAGGGCGGGCAGGACGGTGGAGATGGAGGTAGTGGGGGTAATGTTGTTTTTCAGGTTAAGAAGAATCTGAAAACATTGTCTCATCTCAACCGCAAGCACATCTATCGAGCAGAGACTGGCCATTCCGGAAGGGGCAAACGAATGCATGGTAAAGACGGTGAACCCGTCATTATCGCAGTTCCTCCCGGTACCCTGATAAGAGATTACCTGACAAACGACATCATCAAGGATTTTACTGAAAATTCGGATGGTGAAGAATGGTCTTTTCTTCAGGGTGGAAATGGCGGACAGGGGAACTGGCACTTCAGAACTTCGAGGAAACAGACACCCCGATTTGCTCAGCCCGGTATGCCCGGTGAATATGCTGAGATAAAATTGGAACTGAATCTAATCGCAGATATCGGTTTTGTAGGCTTTCCCAGTGTGGGAAAATCAAGTCTCCTCAAAGCCATAACCAACGCTAATCCTAAGGTGGCTTCCTATCCATTTACGACAAAAATCCCGAATTTGGGAATGTTGCGTCTGGGGGAAAAAGACATTGTACTGGCAGACATTCCCGGAATTATCGAGGGTGCCTCCCATGGACTGGGGCTGGGATTTAAATTTTTAAAACATATCTCCCGAACGGCAGGACTGGCTTTTCTTATTGATCTGGGTGAACCTGATTTTGAGGATACCTATTCTAAGCTGTTGGTGGAGCTCAAAGAGTACAATCCAGATCTTCTTGAAAAACAGAGGCTCCTCGTAGGAACCAAAATGGATCTTGAAAATTCGGAAGAAAATCTTAAAAAACTACAAGACCTTTATCCTGAGGAGCATGTCATTGCTGTTTCTATTTTTTCCAGAGAGGGTCTGGATGAAT
The window above is part of the Oceanispirochaeta sp. genome. Proteins encoded here:
- the rplU gene encoding 50S ribosomal protein L21 produces the protein MYALVEIKGKQYKAEKGAVLLVDKFDNQAGDKVELDSVLLISGEGDTKIGAPYVDGAKVTAVVKSNVKDKKVVVFKFKKRKGYQRTQGHRQNYTLLRVEEILGA
- the rpmA gene encoding 50S ribosomal protein L27, giving the protein MAHKKGGGSSKNGRDSNAQRLGVKRFGGQVVKAGEILVRQRGTKIHPGENVGIGKDDTLFATEAGSVFFHDNKGKKRVSIVASGE
- the obgE gene encoding GTPase ObgE, coding for MQGFIDETRLEVYSGDGGAGSVSFRREKYVPQGGQDGGDGGSGGNVVFQVKKNLKTLSHLNRKHIYRAETGHSGRGKRMHGKDGEPVIIAVPPGTLIRDYLTNDIIKDFTENSDGEEWSFLQGGNGGQGNWHFRTSRKQTPRFAQPGMPGEYAEIKLELNLIADIGFVGFPSVGKSSLLKAITNANPKVASYPFTTKIPNLGMLRLGEKDIVLADIPGIIEGASHGLGLGFKFLKHISRTAGLAFLIDLGEPDFEDTYSKLLVELKEYNPDLLEKQRLLVGTKMDLENSEENLKKLQDLYPEEHVIAVSIFSREGLDELKLAMLKMAT
- the argS gene encoding arginine--tRNA ligase is translated as MEKQKKLWQNIMAEALGNAALEKGLDQTDFSGRVIVELPPRPEMGDLAFPMFPFAKEFRMAPPAIAASVVAALKENAPGRATTAGPYVNVFLDRTEFLSGLISEVRADADTYGHSSFLSGQKIMVEFSCPNTNKPLHLGHLRNDAIGESVSRILAATGAEVQKVNLINNRGVHICKSMLAYQKFGKGVTPESSGKKGDHLVGEFYVKFNQWSKEDETAETQAQEMLIKWEEGDKEVIALWEQMNKWTIEGIAETYKNTNISFDRYYYESDTYLSGRDEVLKGLESGILHKDEDGSIRLDMSDVGLDTKVLLRSDGTSVYMTQDLGTAIARHKDFPFDRLIYVVGAEQEYHFQVLFHALKKLGYSWASMLYHLSYGMVNLPEGKMKSREGTVVDADDLLKQLSDMASDEIRNKDRADSVGDVDETGRKIALAALHYFLLQVSPLKDMIFDPKESLSFNGNTGPYLQYVSARISSMVDKYEKMKAGYEGIKEDFSLLSSDAEWELAKSVSSFPIALHNAAADLNPSDLACHLYDIAKSFSRFYHDCPILGVEDKSLTVSRMALARAVLQVLKNGFDLVNIPFLSKM
- a CDS encoding ribosomal-processing cysteine protease Prp is translated as MIEIVLTFRDSGLLETLISRGHANRTADLPNEACAAVSVLLRTAARLFSHTDGVSIIGGAEKPGHLELKVLDVPEQHHEWFRGAVDLLMLGLRDLQEEYPDSIQIRTDVRKR
- a CDS encoding DUF5312 family protein, producing the protein MGKDNVFDSLVKDLSSEERREMIEKMEQNIHISQEPLDIHVEKESIQTIEEENVALSWLDKFIIFIKSVFLSKERLELTKSLVVHRIARQVSLISPELFDIKHQAVAGEFCEMLIDIANSVDFIRTPLSVCFGIDKLLFYSLMGQLEFPVLHEELRQKINPWDLAVRNPSLDVQEVKRKLADNLETSLSRINREDRLRMMDLTRTLNHMYQLSLYPFKQITSQFPDSAHGASLSASFSGVVNPLTELGRILISFNTPPSVKLLEAVFFLYYSHEDREVESPLEELVSLSISRCETLIQKIRNFNRVVPMTDLLKVMNGDPFLHLSDIGGGEDWFYFFKQYWQDSLAEQLRLFTREKKLEEIAHELLRYWDLTSLFGVKEYDTTDRFCTFSYSMAALNTFFLENYQKKLYYPMKIILVDGSFYKKSNRTEYDKVFQVLVKMGERIKWFENNLLPDGDSGRKLRTLSQEYREDQEELNRQVLKVRIGINRDALVILEDSLNCLVTMGKLMNGVVMGNGGSYDTLSNFSELGGRNNEELRQSVIEAADDVHKIGHSLQDFVNLEKEKMDELSKEI